From the genome of Scytonema hofmannii PCC 7110, one region includes:
- a CDS encoding hybrid non-ribosomal peptide synthetase/type I polyketide synthase: MESIAIIGIGCRFPRAKNPETFWQLLRDGVDAISEVPAQRWDIDAFYDPNPATPGKMSTRWGGFLEQVDQFDTQFFGIAPQEAHSMDPQQRLLLEVAWEALEDAGQIPERLANTSTGVFVGISTYDYSELLLKANAIGNAYTGSGNTQAIVANRLSYFFNFHGPSMAVDTACSSSLVAVHLACNSIWQGESTLALVGGVNLLLSPVITINFTKAGFMANDGRCKTFDARANGYVRGEGAGVIVLKPLSQALSDGDPIYAVIRGSAVNQDGRTNGLMAPNRWAQEAVLRQAYRKAGVQPSQVQYVEAHGTGTLLGDPMEMKALGAVLSSERPSFKPHCAVGSVKTNIGHLEAAAGIAGLIKVALSLKHRQIPPSLHFQKPNPYIPFEDLLLRVPQTLEPWPETSSTAIASVSSFGFGGTNAHVVLESGPEESQKAKGKSKNKQVIESPLHLLTLSAKSEQALLDLACRYQALLADHPTESLADVCFTANTGRAQFAHRLAIVAKSNEDLTEQLSAFANGDKPVGLVNGHVQDRKRPQIAFLFTGQGAQYFSMGRQLYDTQPTFRRALERCDELLRPFLEQPLLSVLFEKSDDSKILLSQTVYTQPALFALEYALAELWCSWGIVPDIVMGHSVGEYVAACVAGVLSLEDGLQLIAERGRLIQALPEDGMMAAVFADEARVVSAIDPHKSRIAIAAINGPNNIVISGNRATVEAVLKQLHAEGINARPLQVSHGFHSPLMEPILDKFEHLASQVQFAAPRIPLVSNLTGQILPTGEIPDETYWRRHLRETVQFAAGMHTLADQGYNLFIEVGPHPTLLGMGKHCLPPDSSTWLPSMRKGQDDLWVLLNSLSALYIKGTNVNWVGFYQDYQLFKISLPTYPFQRKRYWVESVATMNGNQLVTKTSNPQVDIASKITSGDTISTTKQKDSIQSILRSSIARWLQLAPDEIDIYASFLEMGADSIILLDIVRSLENTFRVKVEIRQLFEELTTIDTLSTYIEQNLSPEWDSVSFSQSELEPKVNSQQPEMEAIKLSQQLLTASHPPVAVPTDKVVDKQDGRSVSETVLEGIIGQQIQLMSQQLELLRNDRLQSPTTTTASPNYVSNPTNSNLPVAKSSSSVQPKSPGQKDGLIPIQQEYLRTFIARYTKRTQGSKRHKQTYHPVLADKRAASAFRLSTKEMVYPIVGKGSMGSKFWDVDDNEYIDISMGFGVHLFGHRASFIMEALEERIEEGIQIGPQSNLAGEVAQLICELTGMERVTFCNTGTEAVMTAMRLARGVTGRTKIAQFAGAYHGQSDGTLVEPSITADGKVQATPLNGVSPHVSEETLVLTYGDPRSLDIIKAHEKELAAVLVEPVQSGRPDIQPKEFLQELRQLTKAAGIALIFDEVITGFRLHPGGAQAWFGVEADIATYGKVVGGGMPIGVVAGSAAYMNAIDGGAWNYGDDSSPEAETIFCGGTFNKNPLTTATAWAVLKYLKEQGPTLHQNLNRRTSQLAETLNAYFKQENVPIKMVYCGSVFRFSISGNVTDVYTTLEMDLFFYHLIHNGVYTWEGRRFFLSTAHTDEDIDFIIRAVKKSVEEMRAGGFLLPKDKQRSQEVLSSAITSDTFQTRDEAANHKNGKATQTEAPEQLRFVAQTKQETSSADTDFSLPAIVPAPKERHLPFPLTDIQQAYWLGQSRGFEMGNVMAHSYYEFEVVDLDIERCNQVLQRLIERHEMLRAIVLPDGQQKILEQVPTYQIEVFDQRGKDPQEVKSQLASIRERMSQQGPTTDQWPLFEIQAHRLDDRLVRIHLSISLMIVDGRADSVMTQEAVILYQNPDAFLPPIDLSFRDYVLALNTLENSEEYQRSLQYWKNRFSTLPPAPELPLAKNPASVSHPQFVRRNARLEPKIWLQLKTRAIRAGLTPTVALCAAYCEALAAWSKTRHFTLNILFFNRLPLHPQVNDIIGNFSSTILLEVDNFSEIPFVTRAKRLQSQLLTDLERSDVSGVRVLRELNRVETRTSRAAMPVVFASSLNLNSNSEETPNSPVSGKEIYSCLQTPQVQLDHEVYEQDGALVCNWDAVEELFPAGLLDDMFSAYSLLLHRLAEEEEVWQETVPQLMPPAQQEQRLTINATSAPVPADMLHTLFAAQVSQQPRQTAVISSKKILTYEELYYRSNQVAHWLRRLGARPNLLVAVVMEKGWEQVVAVLGVLQSGAAYLPIDPALPKERLWYLLAQSEVGLVLTQSWIDDNLEWPESVQRLCVDSKDLEKVDNHPLEVVQKPEDLAYVIFTSGSTGLPKGVMIDHRGAVNTICDINQRFGIGPEDRLLALSSLSFDLSVYDIFGILAAGGTIIIPDASVVRDPAHWAELLVREKVTIWNSVPALMQMLIEYLGGRSKMPPCPLRLVLLSGDWIPVVLPNQIEALSEGVQVIGLGGATEASIWSVLHPIEEVDSAGNSIPYGKPMVNQRLYVLNSALEPCPNWVVGRLYIGGIGLAIGYWRDEEKTKAYFINHPKTGERLYRTGDIGRYLPDGNIEFLGREDFQVKVQGYRIELGEIEAALEQHRAVRNAVATAVGEFDRTKRLVAYVVPDRDSVPDVSELRSFLAEKLPEYMVPSAFVPLEALPLTPNGKVDRKALPIPEQVVSEREKAFVAPSDPLELQLAQIWEDLLHIHPVGVRDNFFDKGGNSLLAVRLMTQIQKLFEKELSLSTLLQRPTIECLASILRQQTAFVPQSSLVEIQPAGSKPPFFCVHPVGGNVLCYVDLARLLGQEQPFYGLQSPGLNGEREPYTQVKDMATHYIEALRTIQPEGPYLLGGWSMGGIVAFEMAQQLHKQNQEVAALILLDSRAPVGTSNLDDAKLLSWFVRDLGGRFAKDLTVSHDQLQGLGPDEGLQYVLEQARKANILPADVGLMQIQRLLQVFKANTRAMWSYKPEVYPNRVILLRPNEMFSEDFDNFGDHTLGWSKFVSNQIEIHTVPGNHYTILANPHVKFLAERLRNYLDQVSGKTLNYK; this comes from the coding sequence ATGGAATCCATTGCAATTATCGGGATTGGTTGCCGTTTTCCCCGTGCCAAGAATCCAGAGACGTTCTGGCAGCTTCTGCGCGACGGAGTGGATGCCATTAGCGAAGTTCCAGCCCAGCGATGGGACATAGATGCTTTCTACGACCCGAACCCAGCAACACCGGGCAAAATGAGTACACGCTGGGGCGGCTTTCTGGAGCAGGTGGATCAGTTTGATACCCAATTTTTCGGGATTGCCCCACAAGAAGCCCATAGCATGGATCCCCAGCAGCGGCTTTTGCTGGAGGTGGCTTGGGAAGCACTGGAAGACGCAGGGCAGATACCGGAACGCTTAGCGAACACGTCCACAGGTGTGTTTGTCGGAATCTCGACCTACGATTACAGTGAGCTTCTTTTAAAGGCGAATGCCATTGGCAATGCCTATACGGGATCGGGCAACACCCAAGCTATTGTAGCCAACCGCCTCTCCTATTTTTTTAATTTCCACGGACCAAGCATGGCCGTTGATACCGCTTGCTCCTCCTCGCTTGTCGCTGTTCACCTCGCCTGCAATAGTATATGGCAAGGGGAGTCTACCCTAGCCTTAGTTGGGGGCGTGAATTTGCTCTTGTCGCCAGTGATTACCATCAATTTCACCAAAGCTGGGTTCATGGCAAACGATGGGCGTTGTAAAACCTTTGATGCCCGAGCCAATGGCTATGTTCGTGGTGAGGGAGCTGGTGTTATCGTTCTTAAACCTTTGTCGCAAGCGCTGAGCGACGGCGATCCCATTTATGCAGTTATCCGTGGCAGTGCAGTAAACCAGGACGGGCGTACCAATGGGCTTATGGCTCCCAATCGTTGGGCGCAGGAGGCTGTTCTGCGACAAGCTTACCGAAAAGCTGGAGTCCAGCCGAGTCAGGTTCAATATGTAGAGGCCCACGGGACCGGCACCTTACTGGGAGACCCAATGGAGATGAAAGCGCTGGGAGCCGTGTTATCCAGCGAGCGCCCCTCTTTTAAACCCCACTGTGCTGTAGGTTCGGTCAAAACAAATATTGGACACTTAGAGGCAGCAGCGGGTATTGCTGGGCTGATTAAAGTAGCCCTGTCGCTCAAACATCGGCAAATACCGCCTAGCCTGCATTTCCAGAAGCCAAATCCCTACATTCCTTTCGAAGACCTTCTTCTGCGCGTTCCACAAACTCTGGAGCCTTGGCCTGAGACATCGAGTACGGCGATCGCTAGTGTGAGTTCTTTTGGCTTCGGAGGTACCAATGCCCATGTGGTTCTGGAGTCGGGACCAGAAGAAAGTCAAAAGGCAAAAGGCAAAAGCAAAAACAAACAAGTAATCGAAAGTCCTCTGCACCTTCTGACCCTGTCAGCGAAAAGTGAGCAGGCACTTTTGGATCTGGCGTGTCGTTATCAAGCACTCTTAGCTGACCATCCAACAGAGTCTCTAGCGGATGTTTGTTTCACGGCTAATACCGGGCGAGCGCAATTTGCTCACCGTCTGGCAATCGTAGCTAAATCTAACGAGGATCTAACCGAGCAACTGAGTGCTTTCGCCAACGGTGACAAGCCAGTGGGTCTAGTGAATGGTCATGTGCAGGACAGGAAGCGCCCGCAGATAGCATTTCTATTCACCGGACAGGGTGCTCAGTACTTTAGCATGGGACGCCAGCTCTATGATACCCAGCCCACGTTTCGTAGAGCTCTAGAGCGATGCGACGAACTGCTTCGACCTTTTTTGGAACAGCCGCTCCTGTCAGTTCTCTTTGAGAAATCTGATGATTCCAAAATATTGTTAAGCCAAACAGTTTATACCCAGCCAGCTCTGTTTGCCTTGGAGTATGCGCTTGCCGAATTGTGGTGCTCTTGGGGAATTGTGCCCGATATCGTCATGGGACACAGCGTGGGGGAATACGTGGCTGCTTGCGTGGCTGGGGTGTTGAGTCTGGAAGATGGACTTCAACTCATTGCTGAGCGTGGGCGTCTGATACAGGCTTTGCCTGAAGACGGGATGATGGCTGCCGTGTTTGCAGATGAAGCACGGGTAGTATCTGCCATAGATCCGCATAAGTCGCGGATCGCCATCGCTGCTATTAACGGTCCTAATAATATCGTGATTTCAGGAAACCGAGCAACTGTAGAGGCTGTGCTGAAGCAGTTGCATGCTGAGGGAATTAATGCTCGTCCCTTGCAAGTTTCTCACGGCTTCCATTCACCACTGATGGAACCCATCCTCGACAAATTCGAGCATCTGGCTAGTCAAGTGCAGTTTGCCGCCCCTCGCATTCCATTGGTATCGAATCTAACTGGTCAGATTCTACCGACTGGGGAAATTCCTGACGAGACTTACTGGCGGCGACACCTTCGGGAAACAGTGCAGTTTGCCGCTGGGATGCATACCTTAGCTGACCAGGGCTATAACCTGTTTATTGAGGTAGGTCCGCATCCTACTTTGTTGGGTATGGGGAAGCACTGCTTACCTCCAGACAGTAGTACTTGGTTGCCTTCGATGCGTAAAGGCCAAGACGACTTGTGGGTGCTTTTAAACAGTTTAAGTGCCTTATATATCAAAGGTACCAATGTAAATTGGGTGGGATTTTATCAAGACTACCAACTTTTTAAGATTTCTCTGCCAACCTATCCCTTTCAGCGCAAACGTTATTGGGTTGAATCTGTCGCAACTATGAATGGAAATCAATTAGTTACAAAAACATCTAATCCTCAGGTTGACATAGCATCTAAAATCACATCGGGAGACACAATATCAACAACTAAACAGAAAGACAGCATTCAGTCAATATTGCGTTCTTCAATAGCGCGATGGCTGCAATTGGCTCCAGATGAAATAGATATTTATGCATCTTTTTTGGAAATGGGGGCTGATTCAATCATCCTTTTAGACATTGTTCGAAGTCTTGAAAACACTTTTAGAGTTAAGGTTGAAATTCGCCAGTTGTTTGAAGAGTTAACAACCATTGATACCCTGTCCACCTACATTGAGCAAAATCTATCCCCAGAGTGGGATTCAGTAAGCTTTTCTCAATCTGAATTAGAGCCTAAAGTAAATTCCCAACAGCCCGAGATGGAAGCTATCAAATTATCTCAACAATTGCTAACAGCTTCTCATCCACCTGTAGCCGTACCTACAGATAAAGTAGTGGACAAACAAGATGGGCGATCGGTGTCTGAGACTGTGCTAGAAGGAATTATCGGGCAGCAGATTCAATTGATGTCTCAACAGTTGGAACTCTTACGCAACGACCGTCTACAGTCCCCAACAACCACTACTGCGTCCCCTAACTATGTATCAAATCCAACAAATTCAAATCTACCTGTCGCTAAATCTTCTTCGTCTGTTCAACCAAAATCACCGGGACAGAAAGACGGTTTGATCCCCATTCAGCAGGAATATTTAAGGACGTTTATAGCACGTTATACTAAGCGCACTCAAGGGTCAAAAAGACACAAACAAACGTACCACCCTGTCTTAGCAGACAAAAGAGCTGCATCCGCATTTCGTCTTTCTACCAAAGAGATGGTTTATCCCATCGTTGGCAAGGGTTCAATGGGTTCTAAATTCTGGGACGTAGATGACAACGAATATATAGATATTTCAATGGGATTTGGTGTCCATCTGTTTGGTCACCGAGCTTCCTTTATTATGGAGGCGTTGGAAGAGCGGATCGAGGAAGGCATACAAATTGGTCCCCAATCGAATTTGGCAGGCGAGGTAGCGCAGTTAATCTGTGAACTGACAGGCATGGAGCGAGTAACGTTCTGTAATACAGGCACAGAAGCAGTGATGACAGCAATGCGCTTGGCTCGTGGAGTGACAGGGCGCACAAAGATTGCTCAATTTGCAGGAGCTTATCATGGTCAGTCTGACGGTACTTTGGTCGAACCATCTATAACTGCAGACGGAAAAGTACAGGCGACACCACTCAATGGTGTGTCCCCCCATGTTAGCGAGGAAACTCTGGTACTAACTTATGGCGATCCCCGTTCCCTCGACATCATCAAAGCCCACGAGAAAGAACTAGCTGCTGTTTTAGTGGAGCCTGTGCAAAGTGGCCGCCCTGATATACAGCCTAAAGAGTTTCTCCAAGAGTTGAGGCAATTGACGAAAGCCGCTGGCATAGCATTAATTTTCGACGAGGTAATCACAGGTTTCCGTCTCCATCCTGGCGGTGCCCAGGCATGGTTTGGTGTGGAAGCAGACATAGCCACCTACGGCAAAGTAGTTGGTGGCGGAATGCCAATTGGCGTCGTGGCTGGTTCGGCAGCGTACATGAACGCAATTGACGGCGGCGCGTGGAACTATGGAGATGATTCGTCTCCTGAAGCCGAAACCATATTTTGCGGAGGAACTTTTAACAAGAATCCTTTGACCACGGCTACCGCCTGGGCTGTACTCAAGTATCTTAAAGAACAAGGACCTACGTTACATCAGAATTTAAATCGGCGGACATCACAGTTAGCTGAAACACTAAATGCTTACTTTAAGCAAGAGAATGTACCCATCAAGATGGTTTATTGTGGGTCGGTGTTTCGTTTTAGCATTTCGGGTAATGTCACTGATGTGTACACGACCTTGGAAATGGATCTGTTTTTCTATCACCTAATTCATAATGGAGTCTACACTTGGGAAGGACGGAGATTTTTTCTGTCCACAGCCCATACCGATGAAGATATAGACTTCATTATTAGGGCTGTTAAGAAGAGCGTGGAGGAAATGCGAGCGGGGGGCTTCTTGTTGCCAAAGGACAAGCAGCGTTCTCAGGAAGTACTTAGTAGTGCTATAACTTCAGATACTTTTCAGACGCGTGATGAAGCAGCAAATCACAAAAATGGTAAAGCTACCCAAACTGAGGCACCAGAGCAACTTCGGTTTGTCGCCCAGACCAAACAAGAGACATCGAGCGCAGATACCGATTTTTCGTTGCCAGCAATAGTACCTGCACCCAAGGAGCGACACCTCCCTTTTCCCTTAACCGACATTCAGCAAGCATACTGGCTAGGGCAAAGTAGGGGTTTTGAGATGGGTAACGTGATGGCCCACAGCTACTACGAGTTTGAAGTTGTCGATTTGGATATAGAACGATGCAACCAGGTTTTGCAAAGGTTGATTGAGCGGCACGAGATGCTGCGGGCTATTGTGCTACCAGACGGTCAGCAAAAAATTCTAGAGCAGGTGCCAACTTATCAAATTGAGGTTTTTGACCAGCGTGGCAAAGACCCGCAAGAGGTCAAATCCCAGTTGGCGTCTATTCGTGAGCGCATGTCCCAACAAGGACCAACGACTGACCAATGGCCCTTATTCGAGATTCAAGCTCACCGCCTAGACGATCGACTTGTTCGGATTCATCTTAGCATCAGCTTGATGATCGTAGATGGTCGAGCAGACTCGGTAATGACCCAAGAGGCTGTAATATTATATCAGAATCCTGATGCTTTCCTTCCTCCTATAGACCTGTCATTCCGAGACTATGTCTTAGCATTGAATACCTTAGAAAATTCAGAAGAGTACCAACGCTCCTTGCAGTATTGGAAGAACCGTTTCTCAACGCTTCCTCCTGCGCCAGAGTTGCCCCTAGCTAAAAATCCTGCTTCTGTGTCACATCCGCAATTTGTGCGCCGGAATGCGAGATTGGAACCAAAGATTTGGCTGCAGTTGAAAACTCGAGCTATCAGAGCGGGTTTGACACCCACAGTCGCACTGTGTGCTGCCTATTGCGAGGCTCTTGCTGCTTGGAGCAAAACTCGTCATTTTACTTTAAACATCCTGTTTTTCAACCGTCTGCCCTTGCATCCTCAGGTTAACGACATCATAGGGAACTTTAGCTCAACCATCTTGCTAGAAGTGGACAACTTCTCAGAGATCCCCTTCGTAACCCGAGCTAAGCGCCTTCAAAGCCAACTCTTAACTGACCTTGAACGCAGTGATGTTAGTGGTGTTCGAGTCCTGCGGGAACTAAATCGCGTTGAAACCAGGACTTCAAGAGCCGCGATGCCTGTCGTATTTGCCAGCAGTCTTAACTTGAATTCAAACAGTGAAGAAACTCCCAATAGCCCTGTGTCGGGTAAAGAGATCTACAGTTGCCTCCAGACACCACAGGTTCAGCTGGATCATGAAGTTTACGAACAAGATGGGGCTCTCGTCTGTAACTGGGACGCTGTAGAGGAACTGTTTCCTGCGGGGCTTTTAGACGATATGTTCAGCGCCTACAGTCTTCTTCTGCATCGTTTGGCTGAAGAGGAAGAAGTCTGGCAAGAGACGGTTCCACAACTGATGCCACCTGCACAGCAAGAACAGCGTTTGACCATTAACGCTACCTCGGCTCCCGTACCAGCCGACATGCTTCACACCTTATTTGCGGCGCAGGTCTCCCAACAACCGCGTCAAACAGCCGTGATTTCTTCCAAAAAAATTCTAACTTATGAGGAGTTGTATTATCGCTCCAATCAGGTGGCGCACTGGCTACGGCGGTTGGGGGCTCGCCCTAACCTACTGGTGGCGGTAGTTATGGAGAAAGGTTGGGAGCAGGTGGTAGCCGTATTGGGAGTTCTCCAGTCCGGGGCTGCCTACCTGCCCATTGACCCTGCACTTCCTAAAGAGCGTCTTTGGTATCTTCTGGCTCAGAGTGAGGTCGGGCTGGTACTGACCCAATCCTGGATCGACGATAACCTAGAATGGCCTGAGAGCGTCCAGCGACTTTGTGTAGACAGCAAGGACTTGGAGAAAGTAGACAATCACCCCTTAGAGGTAGTTCAGAAACCGGAGGATCTGGCTTACGTTATCTTTACATCAGGCTCAACAGGTCTGCCCAAGGGTGTGATGATCGACCATCGCGGCGCAGTTAACACAATTTGCGACATCAACCAGCGTTTTGGCATCGGCCCTGAGGATCGTTTACTGGCGCTGTCCTCCTTAAGTTTTGACTTGTCGGTCTACGACATCTTCGGCATACTGGCTGCGGGAGGGACAATTATCATCCCTGATGCCTCAGTTGTGCGGGACCCGGCTCACTGGGCGGAGTTGCTAGTACGGGAAAAAGTCACGATTTGGAATTCGGTGCCAGCCCTGATGCAGATGTTGATAGAATATTTGGGTGGTCGATCCAAAATGCCTCCTTGCCCACTGCGTCTAGTCCTTCTGAGTGGGGATTGGATCCCGGTGGTCCTTCCAAATCAGATCGAAGCTCTATCTGAAGGCGTTCAGGTAATTGGTCTCGGAGGTGCCACTGAGGCCTCTATATGGTCTGTCCTACATCCTATTGAAGAGGTTGATTCTGCTGGGAACAGCATTCCCTATGGTAAGCCAATGGTGAACCAGCGCTTGTACGTACTCAACTCGGCGCTGGAACCTTGTCCCAATTGGGTTGTAGGTCGTCTCTACATCGGGGGCATTGGACTGGCTATAGGTTACTGGCGGGATGAGGAAAAAACCAAAGCCTACTTTATCAATCATCCTAAAACAGGAGAGCGTTTATACCGTACAGGAGATATTGGTCGCTATCTTCCAGATGGGAACATTGAATTTCTGGGGAGGGAGGACTTCCAGGTCAAAGTTCAGGGCTACCGCATCGAATTGGGAGAAATCGAGGCGGCTCTGGAGCAGCACCGGGCGGTGCGTAATGCAGTAGCAACGGCAGTGGGGGAATTCGATCGCACCAAGCGTCTAGTTGCTTATGTCGTTCCCGATCGGGATTCGGTACCAGATGTAAGTGAACTACGTAGCTTCTTAGCAGAGAAGTTGCCTGAGTACATGGTGCCCTCTGCTTTTGTGCCCCTGGAAGCTCTGCCGCTGACGCCCAACGGCAAGGTGGATCGGAAGGCGCTTCCAATTCCCGAGCAGGTGGTATCCGAACGGGAAAAAGCTTTTGTCGCGCCCAGCGATCCCCTGGAACTTCAGCTTGCACAGATTTGGGAAGACTTGTTACATATACACCCTGTGGGAGTACGGGACAATTTCTTTGACAAAGGAGGTAATTCTCTTCTTGCCGTGCGCCTGATGACCCAGATTCAGAAGCTGTTTGAAAAAGAGCTTTCACTGTCTACGCTCTTACAAAGACCGACTATAGAATGTCTAGCCAGTATATTACGCCAGCAAACGGCTTTCGTACCCCAGTCTTCCTTAGTAGAAATTCAGCCTGCTGGTTCAAAGCCACCTTTCTTCTGCGTACATCCAGTTGGTGGAAATGTACTTTGCTATGTAGATTTGGCACGTCTTTTGGGTCAAGAGCAACCATTTTACGGGCTGCAATCACCGGGTCTTAACGGGGAAAGGGAGCCTTATACCCAGGTTAAGGATATGGCTACTCATTATATTGAAGCACTGCGTACCATTCAACCTGAGGGTCCGTACCTTCTGGGAGGCTGGTCAATGGGAGGCATTGTAGCTTTTGAGATGGCCCAGCAACTGCATAAGCAGAATCAAGAAGTTGCTGCACTCATTTTGCTGGATAGTCGAGCGCCAGTTGGCACATCAAACCTTGATGATGCTAAACTCCTGAGTTGGTTTGTTAGGGATTTAGGGGGTCGGTTTGCCAAAGACCTAACAGTATCTCACGACCAACTCCAGGGGCTTGGACCAGACGAGGGATTGCAATACGTTTTGGAGCAAGCGAGGAAGGCCAATATCCTGCCAGCAGATGTCGGGCTGATGCAAATTCAACGTCTTCTGCAGGTTTTTAAAGCTAACACAAGAGCCATGTGGAGCTACAAGCCTGAGGTCTATCCAAACCGAGTTATTCTCTTGCGGCCTAACGAGATGTTTTCTGAAGATTTCGATAATTTTGGCGACCATACCTTAGGTTGGAGCAAATTTGTTTCTAATCAGATAGAAATCCATACTGTCCCAGGTAATCATTACACGATTCTCGCCAATCCCCACGTTAAGTTCCTGGCAGAACGGTTGAGAAACTACCTCGACCAGGTTAGCGGAAAAACACTTAATTACAAGTAG